From a single Lolium rigidum isolate FL_2022 chromosome 7, APGP_CSIRO_Lrig_0.1, whole genome shotgun sequence genomic region:
- the LOC124671503 gene encoding putative proline-rich receptor-like protein kinase PERK6, whose protein sequence is MAFDPSPMDAASQPSTSRVSPPWTRASRRLSSHGGHGSGGDLTSEQAVLAAVGAALLLFAACCCCCCCGCCRSKKKAKQQPYHDAMRFYAETSGFKGDSTATYYTSGVKPAQGRQQWQNQVAASSSANWRVVPAPPPPDMDSTAFSTHRQPVMPPPPPPVPVGIEKNAFGYEELAAATGGFSEANLLGQGGFGYVHRGVLPGGKEVAVKQLKAGSGQGEREFQAEVDMISRVHHRHLVSLLGYCIAGARRLLVYDFVPNQTLEHHLHGKGLPAMEWTTRLRIAVGSAKGIAYLHEDCNPRIIHRDIKSANILLDSNFEAMVADFGLAKLSHGNDTHVSTRVMGTFGYLAPEYASSGKLTEKSDVFSYGVMLVELLTGRRPADRASYGAEDCLVDWARPALSSALVDGDYDGLVDERLDGDYDQMEAARVVACAAACIRHTARRRPKMSQVVKALQGEVPLETLNDAARGATLSSVSSMPGPEYGQSGSSSYTVQMERIRKVALPSPEYSAEYAGPISGFGNPSPSPGSSVDSSVSPAGEHVPVTNQRHRGYRQV, encoded by the exons ATGGCGTTCGATCCCTCTCCGATGGACGCGGCTTCTCAGCCCTCGACGTCGCGTGTCTCCCCGCCGTGGACGCGCGCCTCAAGGCGCCTGTCCTCGCATGGTGGCCACGGATCGGGAGGAGATCTGACGTCAGAGCAGGCCGTCCTCGCGGCGGTCGGCGCCGCGCTGCTCCTCTTCGCcgcctgttgctgctgctgctgctgcggctgctgCAGGAGCAAGAAGAAGGCGAAACAGCAGCCTTACCACGACGCCATGCGGTTCTACGCAGAAACTTCAGGATTCAAAG GTGACAGCACGGCGACCTACTACACCAGCGGCGTGAAGCCGGCGCAAGGGCGACAGCAATGGCAGAACCAGGTGGCCGCGTCGTCGTCGGCCAACTGGCGCGTGGTACCAGCGCCTCCTCCGCCTGATATGGACTCGACGGCGTTCTCGACCCACCGGCAGCCCGTGATgcccccaccaccgccgccagtACCGGTGGGCATCGAGAAGAACGCGTTCGGCTACgaggagctggcggcggcgacTGGCGGCTTCTCGGAGGCGAACCTGCTGGGGCAGGGCGGATTCGGGTACGTGCACCGGGGCGTGCTACCCGGCGGGAAGGAGGTGGCGGTGAAGCAGCTCAAGGCCGGGAGCGGGCAGGGCGAACGCGAGTTCCAGGCGGAGGTGGACATGATCAGCCGcgtccaccaccgccacctcgtcTCCCTCCTCGGCTACTGCATCGCTGGTGCCCGCCGGCTGCTCGTCTACGACTTCGTGCCCAACCAGACGctcgagcaccacctccacg GGAAAGGCTTGCCGGCGATGGAGTGGACGACGAGGCTGCGTATCGCCGTCGGGTCGGCCAAGGGGATCGCCTACCTACACGAGGACT GTAACCCGCGGATCATCCACCGGGACATCAAATCGGCCAACATCCTCCTGGACAGCAACTTCGAGGCGATG GTTGCGGATTTCGGGCTGGCCAAGCTGAGCCACGGCAACGACACGCACGTCTCGACGCGAGTCATGGGCACCTTCGGCTACCTGGCTCCCGAGTACGCCTCCAGCGGGAAGCTGACAGAGAAGTCGGACGTCTTCTCCTACGGCGTCATGCTGGTCGAGCTCCTCACCGGCCGGCGGCCAGCGGACCGCGCGTCGTACGGCGCCGAGGACTGCCTCGTAGACTGG GCACGCCCGGCTCTCTCGAGCGCCTTGgtcgacggcgactacgacgggcTCGTCGACGAGCGGCTGGACGGCGACTACGaccagatggaggcggcgcgcgtCGTGGCCTGCGCCGCCGCCTGCATCCGCCACACCGCCAGGCGACGGCCCAAGATGAGCCAGGTCGTGAAGGCGCTGCAGGGGGAAGTGCCGCTGGAGACGCTGAACGACGCCGCGCGCGGTGCCACGCTCAGCTCGGTCAGCTCGATGCCGGGACCGGAGTACGGCCAGTCCGGGTCGTCGTCGTACACGGTCCAGATGGAGCGGATCAGGAAGGTGGCGCTGCCCAGCCCGGAGTACAGCGCCGAGTACGCCGGGCCCATCTCGGGGTTCGGCaacccctcgccgtcgccgggcaGCAGCGTCGACAGCAGCGTCTCCCCCGCCGGCGAGCACGTGCCGGTCACGAACCAGCGGCATCGAGGTTACCGGCAAGTATGA